Below is a window of Streptomyces spongiicola DNA.
CAGCTTCGACAGCAGGCCGGAGACGTAGTTCTTGATGGTCTTCTCCGCCAGGTGCAGCCGCTCGCCGATGGCCCGGTTGGTGAGCCCCTCGCCGATCAGGTCCAGAATCCTGCGTTCCTGCTCGGTGAGGCTCGCCAGCCTGTCGTCGGTCCTCGGGGCGTTCCCGTCGCGCAGCCGCTGAAGGACGCGCGCGGTGGCGGCGGGGTCGAGCAGCGACCTGCCCGCAGCCACATCGCGCACCGCCGCGAGCAGCTCGGCGCCGCGGATCGTCTTCAGAACGTAGCCGGAGGCCCCGGCCGTGATCGCGTCGAACAGCGCCTCGTCGTCCGCGTGGGAGGTGAGCATCAGGCACGAGGTGTCCTCGTTCCGCGAACGGATCTCCCGGCAGACCGCGACCCCGCTTCCGTCGGGAAGACGTACTTCGAGGATCACCACATCGGGGCGCAGCGCAGGGATCCTGACCAGGGCTTCTGTCGCCGTGTCGGCCTCGCCGACGACCTCGATGCCGTCCTCGGCGGACAGCAGCTCGTACACGCCGCGACGGACGACCTCATGGCCGTCCACCAGGAATACGGTGATTTTTCCCTTTTCATGCACGGCCCAAGTCTCACATACTGACTCTTCCCATGCCGGGGTGACCGGGATAACGTGCCGGTGTTCCGGCAGTCGCAAGGCTGTGACCAGTGGTTGTTCCCGTGTTTCTCGATTTACTTGGAAATCCAAGCAAAATCGCAGGTCAAATGGGGTTTCGCAGGAATGCTCCCCACTGGGTAACGTGCCTTTGGCAGGCGCTCGCCGGGGCACCTGTCACGCCTGTCCCCGGCCGAGCCGCACCCACCCCGTGCACCGTAGGGAGACAGGCGAGCCGCACTGGACCCCGGCGGACCCCGGGGGCCGGACAGACGGAGGAGCACGCACGTGACCGTGGAGAACACTGCCGCGCGCAAACCGCGCCGCAGCAGTAAGCGCGTCAGCGCCGCGAAGAAGCCAACGAGTTCCGAGCCCCAGCTCGTACAGCTGCTGACGCCCGAGGGCGAGCGGGTGGCCAACCCGGACTACGACCGCCATGTCGCCGACCTCGGCCCCGAGGAGCTTCGCGGGCTCTACCGGGACATGGTTCTCACCCGTCGTTTCGACGCCGAGGCCACCGCCCTCCAGCGCCAGGGCGAGCTGGGCCTGTGGGCCTCGCTGCTCGGCCAGGAGGCCGCCCAGATCGGCTCCGGACGCGCACTGCGCGACGACGACTACGTCTTCCCGACCTACCGCGAGCACGGGGTCGCCTGGTGCCGCGGAGTCGACCCGACGAACCTGCTGGGAATGTTCCGCGGCGTGAACCACGGAGGGTGGGACCCCGGCAGCAACAACTTCCATCTGTATACGATCGTCATCGGCTCGCAGACGCTGCACGCCACCGGGTACGCGATGGGGGTCGCCAAGGACGGCGCGGACTCCGCGGTGATCGCGTACTTCGGCGACGGCGCCTCCAGTCAGGGCGACGTGGCGGAGTCGTTCACCTTCTCCGCGGTCTACAACGCCCCGGTCGTGTTCTTCTGCCAGAACAACCAGTGGGCGATCTCCGAGCCCACCGAGCGCCAGACCCGGGTACCGCTCTACCAGCGAGCCCAGGGCTACGGCTTCCCCGGTGTCCGCGTCGACGGCAACGACGTGCTCGCCTGCCTGGCCGTGACCCGGTCGGCGCTGGAGCGCGCCCGCCGCGGGGAGGGCCCCACGCTGGTCGAGGCGTTCACCTACCGCATGGGCGCCCACACCACCTCGGACGACCCGACCCGCTACCGCCACGACGACGAGCGGGCGGCCTGGGAGGCCAAGGACCCGATCCTGAGGCTGCGGAAGTACCTGGCCGACCAGGGCCACGCCGACGAGGCCTTCTTCACCGGGCTGGAGGCGGAGAGCGACACGCTCGCCAAGCGCGTCCGCGAGGCGGTGCGCGCCATGCCCGACCCGGACGACATGGCGATGTTCGAGCACGTCTACGCCGACGGGCACGCGCTCGTCGACGAGGAGCGCGCGCAGTTCGCCGCGTACCAGGCGTCGTTCAGCACGGAGCCGGACAGCGGCTCCGCCGCGGGTGCCGAGGAGGGCAAGTAGCCATGGCCGTAGAGAAGATGTCGCTCGCCAAGGCGCTCAACGAGTCGCTGCGCAAGGCTCTCGACACGGACCCCAAGGTCCTCGTGATGGGCGAGGACGTCGGCAAGCTCGGCGGGGTCTTCCGTATCACCGACGGGCTCCAGAAGGACTTCGGCGAGGAGCGGGTCATCGACACCCCGCTCGCCGAGTCCGGCATCGTCGGCACCGCGATCGGACTGGCGCTGCGCGGCTACCGCCCCGTCGTCGAGATCCAGTTCGACGGTTTCGTCTTCCCCGCGTACGACCAGATCGTCACCCAGCTCGCCAAGATGCACGCCCGCGCGCTCGGCAAGGTCAAGCTGCCGGTGGTCGTCCGCATCCCCTACGGCGGCGGGATCGGCGCGGTCGAGCACCACTCCGAGTCGCCCGAGGCGCTGTTCGCCCATGTGGCCGGCCTCAAGGTCGTCTCGCCGTCCAACGCCGCCGACGGCTACTGGATGCTGCAGCAGGCCATCCAGAGCGACGACCCGGTGATCTTCTTCGAGCCCAAGCGGCGCTACTGGGACAAGGCCGAGGTCGACACCGAGTCCATCCCGGACCCGCTGCACACCGCCCGGGTCGCCCGCCCCGGCACGGACATCACCCTCGCCGCCTACGGCCCGATGGTGAAGGTCTGCCTGGAGGCCGCGGCCGCCGCCGAGGAGGAGGGCAAGTCGGTCGAGGTCCTGGACCTGCGCTCGATGTCCCCGATCGACTTCGACGCCGTGCAGCGGTCGGTGGAGAGGACCGGCCGGCTGGTCGTCGTCCACGAGGCCCCGGTGTTCTACGGCTCGGGCGCGGAGATCGCCGCCCGTATCACCGAGCGGTGCTTCTACCACCTGGAGGCGCCGGTCCTGCGGGTCGGCGGATTCCACGCCCCCTACCCGCCGGCCCGGCTGGAGGAGGAGTACCTTCCGGGACTGGACCGGGTGCTCGACGCCGTCGACCGCTCGCTGGCGTACTGAGGAGAGGGTCGTGACGACGATGACTGACGCTTCCACGCGCTTCCGCGAGTTCAGGATGCCCGACGTGGGCGAGGGGCTCACCGAGGCCGAGATCCTCAAGTGGTACGTCCGGCCCGGCGACACCGTCACCGACGGCCAGGTCGTGTGCGAGGTCGAGACCGCCAAGGCCGCGGTGGAACTGCCCATCCCCTACGACGGAGTGGTGCACGAGCTCCGTTTCGACGAGGGCACCACCGTGGACGTCGGCACCGCGATCATCACCGTGGACGTGGCGCCGGGCTCCGGCCCGGCCGAGCGGTCGGCACCGCCGGCGGCCACCGGGTCCGCGGTCGCGGCCGCCGAACCGGAGACCGGGGCGGAGACCGGAGTGGGGACCGGGTTGGGTACCGGGGCGGAGGAGAAGCCCGCCGGCCGCCAGCCCGTCCTGGTCGGCTACGGCGTCGCCGAGTCCTCCACCAAGCGCCGCCCGCGCAAGGGCACTGCGGCATCCGGGCAGGCCCGGTCGGCCGCGCGGACCGAGGCCGCGGCGGCCGTGCAGGCCGAGCTGAACGGCCACGGGACCGCGGCGTCCGCCGCGTCCCGCCCGCTGGCCAAGCCCCCGGTCCGCAAGCTGGCCAGGGACCTCGGGGTGGACCTCGCCACGGTCGTGCCCAGCGGCCCCGACGGGATCATCACCCGCGACGACGTCCGGGCGGCCGCGGCGCCGGCCCAGGCGCCCGCGCCCGTCGCGGCAGCCGGGCAGGGGGCGGCGCCCGAGCAGGTGGCGGCGGAGGCCGCGGCGGCGCCCTCCGGGCCGGCGGTGGCCGGTGCCCGCGAGACCCGCGTCCCGGTGAAGGGCGTCCGCAAGGCCACCGCCCAGGCGATGGTCGGCTCGGCCTTCACCGCGCCGCACGTCACCGAGTTCGTCACGGTCGACGTCACGCGCACGATGAAGCTGGTCGAGGAGCTGAAGGCCGACAAGGACATGGCCGGGCTGCGGGTGAACCCCCTGCTGCTCGTCGCCAGGGCGCTGCTGGTCGCGATCAGGCGCAACCCGGAGGTCAACGCCGCCTGGGACGAGGCCAACCAGGAGATCGTGCTCAAGCACTACGTCAACCTGGGCATCGCCGCCGCCACCCCGCGCGGTCTGATCGTGCCGAACATCAAGGACGCGCACGACAAGACCCTGCCGCAGCTCGCCGAGGCCCTCGGCGAGCTGGTGTCCACCGCCCGTGAGGGGAGGACGACCCCGGCCGCGATGCAGGGCGGCACGGTGACGATCACCAATGTGGGCGTCTTCGGGGTCGACACCGGCACGCCGATCCTCAACCCCGGCGAGTCGGCGATCCTCGCGGTCGGCGCGATCAAGCTCCAGCCGTGGGTCCACAAGGGCAAGGTCAAGCCCCGCCAGGTCACCACGCTGGCGCTCTCCTTCGACCACCGGCTGGTCGACGGGGAACTGGGCTCGAAGGTCCTGGCGGACGTCGCCGCCGTGCTGGAGCAGCCGAGGAGGCTCATCACCTGGGCCTGACGCTCCGGTTCGGCACGCAACGCCGTACGGCCGTACCACCGCACCGGCGTACCACCGTATCGCCGCACAAACACGCGGCCGGGCACGGGCGGGCGGACGGGCGGACGGGCGCGCTAGTCGGTACGAAAGAAGGTCCCGGGACGCCGCCGCGTCCCGGGACCTCCTGCGCCGATCGGTGGGTGCGCCGATCCGCGACGGGTTCGATCAGTCCCGCTGGGTGCCGGCCGGGAGCGAACGCAGCTCCATCGTGCGGGCGCTGCTGGAGGCGAAGCCGAAGTCGAGCAGCTTCGCCGCGTCCTTGAACCGGTTGTCGCCGGTGGACGAGGCCAGCACCACACCGGTGTAGGTCTTGCCGTTGCGGGTCGCGGCGAAGACGAGGCAGGGCCCCGCCGCCGTACCGGTACCGGTCTTCACGCCGATCGCGCCGCTGTAGGAGCCGAGCAGCTTGTTGGTGTTGTACCACGTGTAGGTGCGGGTGCCGCCCGTGCTCGTCGTGGCCGCGGCCTTGTAGGACGTCGGCTTGACGACCTCGCGGAAGACGGAGCTGCTCATCGCGTGCCGGGCCAGCTTCGCCAGGTCCGACGGGGTCGTGTAGTTGTTCCCGGTGCGCGAGATGCCGTCGAACGAGTCGAACTTGGTGTTGACCAGGCCCAGTTGCTTGGCCTTCGCGTTCATCTTGCCGATGAAGGAGCTGGTGCGGGCGGCGGTCGTCGTGCCCGTGCCGTACGTGTCGGCCAGGGCGTACGCGGCGTCGCAGCCGGACGGCAGCATCAGCCCGGAGAGCAACTGGCGGACAGTCAGTTTGTCGCCGGTGCGCAGGTCCGCGGTGCTGGCGCCCTCGCGGGCGACGTAGTTCCGGTACTCCGCCTTGACCGTGACCTTCTTGTTGAGGTCCACTCCCTTGATGGTGAGGACCGTTATGGCCGTCACGAGCTTGGTCGTGCTGGCCATCTGACGGCGGGTGCCGGTGGCCTTGCCGTAGACGGCCTTGCCGTCCGCCTGGTCCAGGAGGAAGCCGCCCTTGGCCGTGATGGACGGGGTCGGCGTCGCCGCTTGGGCGGGGGCGGCCAGGGGCGAGACCGTCAGCAGCACGCCACCCGCGAGAGCGACGGTGGCGGCGCGGCGCACGCCCTTGTGGCTGGTTTTCAAAGGAAACACTCCGATGGTCGCGTATGCGAGGAATGCGTGGGGCTCTCAGAGTCGATCGGGCCCTCGGGAAACAAGGATCCCGATACAAGACGCCCGAGGGGCGTGAATGGATGTACCGGTGTGGCGCGCTTCTCGGCGCACCCTCGGTGCGGGTCCGGCTCTTCCCGCCCCCATCCCGGTCCGCCTTCCGGCTCCTTCCCGGTCCGCGTCCGGCCTTTCCGGGCCGCGGTTGACCCGACCCGGTCCGGCCTGTACCGCACGACCCGGCCTGCACCGTACGACCCGACCCGGTCCGGCCTGCACCGCCTCCGGAGTCCCGGCTCAAGCCACCCCGCCACCCGGCCACCCGGCCACGCCGCCACCCGGCCACCCGGCCACGCCTCCGCGCCGTCCTGCATGCTGGACGACGCCGCCGTTGCACACCTGTTGTATCTATGCTGTGCGCATGCCCGCCGCCCCCGTGCGACAGCCCCCTGCCGCCGAACGCGTCTACGCCCATGTCAAGCAGGCCGTCCTCGACCGCCGATACGAGGGCGGCACCCTGCTCACCGAGGGCGAACTCGCCGACGCCGTAGGGGTGTCCCGCACCCCGGTCCGCGAGGCGCTCCTCAAGCTGGAGATGGAGGGACTCCTCAGGCTCTACCCGAAGAAGGGCGCGCTCGTCCTCGCCGTCTCCGCGCAGGAGATCGCGGATGTCGTCGAAACCAGGTTGCTGGTCGAGGAGTTCGCCGTCCGCCGGGCCGTCCCCGCCCCGCCCCGGCTGATCCGGCGCCTGGCGGAACTGCTCGACGAGCACAGGAAGTGTGCCGAGTCCGGCGACCTCGCCGAGGTCGCCGCCACAGACCGCCGCTTCCACGCGGAGATCGTCCGCCACGCCGGCAACGAGATCCTGTCCCGCCTCTACGACCAGCTGCGCGACCGCCAGTTGAGGATGGGGGTCGCCGTCATGCACTCCCACCCCGACCGCGTCGCCAAGAACATCGCCGAGCACGCCGAGCTGCTGGACGCCATCAGGGCCGGTGACGCCGAGCGGGCCGCGGCCTGTGTACGCCGGCACCTGGGCCGGGTCAGGGTGCTGGTCCGGGGGGAGCAGGGATGAGCCGGGACTGCGCCGCACTGCCCGGTGACCCCCCGGGTGGACGCCGGGCCGCCCTCGTCTGGGGCATCGGCGTCGCCGTCTACTTCGTCGCCGTCATCTTCCGTACCTCGCTGGGAGTCGCCGGGCTCGACGCGGCCGACCGCTTCGACGTCAACGCCTCCGCCCTCTCCGCCTTCTCCATACTCCAGCTGCTGGTCTACGCGGGCATGCAGATACCCGTCGGTCTCATGGTCGACCGGCTCGGCACCAGGAAGGTGCTGACCCTCGGCGTCGTCCTGTTCACGGCGGGGCAGCTCGCCTTCGCCTTCTCCCCCTCCTACGGGACCGCCCTCGCCGCGCGGGCGCTCCTCGGCTGCGGCGACGCGATGACCTTCATCAGCGTGCTGCGGCTCGGCTCCCGCTGGTTCCCGGCCCGCCGCGGACCGTTCGTCGCCCAGGTCGCGGCGCTGTTCGGGATGGCGGGCAACCTGGTCTCCACCCTGGTGGTCTCCCGGATGCTGGAAGGCCTCGGCTGGACCGCCACGTTCGCGGGCAGCGCCGCGGCCGGAGCGATCGTCCTCGTCCTGCTCGTCCTCTTCCTCAGGGACCATCCCGAGGGTGCGGAGCCGCCGTCCGCCGTCCGCACCGGCGCGGCCTTCGTCCGCCGGCAGCTCGCCCTCTCCTGGCGGGAGCCCGGGACCCGGCTCGGGATGTGGGTGCACTTCACCACCCAGTTCCCCGCGATGGTGTTCCTGCTGCTGTGGGGGCTTCCGTTCCTCGTCGAGGCCCAGCGGCTCTCCCGGGAGACCGCCGGCTGGCTGCTCACCCTCGTGGTCGTCTCCAACATGGTGGTGGGACTGGTCTACGGCCAGGTCATCGCCCGGCACCATGCCGCGCGGGCACCACTCGCCCTCGGCACGGCCGCGGCGACGGCGGCGGTGTGGGCGGCCACCCTCGCCCACCCGGGCGGCCGCGCTCCCCTGTGGCTGCTGATCACCCTGTGCGCGGTCCTCGGGGCGTGCGGCCCCGCCTCGATGATCGGTTTCGACTTCGCCCGGCCGGCCAACCCGCCGGAACGCCAGGGGACCGCGTCCGGCATCGTCAACATGGGCGGTTTCGTGGCCTCCATGACCACACTGCTGGCGGTGGGCGTACTGCTGGACGCGACCGGCGACGACTACGGCGTCGCGTTCTCGTCCGTCCTCGCCCTTCAGGCGCTTGGCGTGACCCAGATCCTGCGGCTGCGGGCGCGCACGGTCCGGCTGGAGCGGGAGCGGCTGGTGGCGAGCCGGGTCGAGGCGGTGCACGTCCCGGTGTGAGGCGTGCGGCCGCGGGCCCTCGGGTGTGCGGGCGTGCGGCGCCGGCCCTCGGGCGTCCGGGTGGGGACCGTCGGGCACCTCCCGGCGTCAGGCAGTCCGTGTACGCCCGGGCGCGAGGGTACGAGGGTACGAGGGCGCGGCGGCCGGGGGGCGGACCCGACGCGCCCGCGCCCGCCACGGCGCCCGCGGTGGAACCGGCCGCGGTGCCCCCGGATCCACCCGCTAGGGCGTCACCGCGAACGACTCCAGGATCGCGGCCGCGAGCCCGGCGTCCCCTTCGATCTTGATCCGGTCGGCGACGGCGGCGGGCCGGACCCGGCCGGCCGCCAGCCGCACATAGGTCTCCCAGTCCAGGGCCAGGGTCACGGCCGGGCCCAGTGAGGGCGAGCCGTCGACGGTGCCGCGTCCGTCCGCGCCGACCCGCACCGTCCGCAGGAACTCCACCGGCCCGTGCACATCGAGGACCACCGCCGTGTGGGGCGGCGCCCCGGCGCCCTTCGCGACGACCTTCGGCAGCGCCGAGATGAACTGGTCGCGGGCGACCAGCGCCCCGGGGGAGTCGAGGTTGCCGGGCGCGTTCAGCGCCACGCGCAGGTCCTGTTCGTGCACCCAGACGTCGAACGCCCGGATGCGGTAGGCCTGTTCCAGGGTCTGATGCGCACCCAGCGGGGCGCGCACCATCGTCTCCGGAGAGCGGTTCTCGTTCCGCAGCTGACGGTTCCGCCGGATGATCGTGTACTCGAACTCGGAGGTCATCTCCGGCGCCGTGTGGTGGCGGCGCACATCGACCTGCATCTCCATGTAGCGGGCGAACTCGCTTCGCACATGGTAGAGATCGCGCGGCAGGCTGTGGATGGGGCGGGGGTCGCCGAGCATCTCGCACTCCATGCCGATGATGTGCGACACGATGTCGCGAACCGACCATGCGGGGCACGGTGTCGCGCGGTTCCACTGGCCCTCCGCGAGCGGCTTCACCAGCTCGAATATGGCTTCGATGGAGTGGGTCCAGGCGTCGGCGTAGGTCTGGAGACTGGGATGGACGGTCACGGAACCCCTCGGCGGTCGTGCGCGGTCTGGGTGCGGGCGGCTGCCGGGGGTCCTGGGGGTGACCCCCGGGAGAGAACAGTACGCTGCCCTTGGGCACCCCGGCAGTGCTTTCGTGTGACGATCGTAGG
It encodes the following:
- a CDS encoding response regulator; its protein translation is MHEKGKITVFLVDGHEVVRRGVYELLSAEDGIEVVGEADTATEALVRIPALRPDVVILEVRLPDGSGVAVCREIRSRNEDTSCLMLTSHADDEALFDAITAGASGYVLKTIRGAELLAAVRDVAAGRSLLDPAATARVLQRLRDGNAPRTDDRLASLTEQERRILDLIGEGLTNRAIGERLHLAEKTIKNYVSGLLSKLGMERRSQAAAYVARLHAERH
- the pdhA gene encoding pyruvate dehydrogenase (acetyl-transferring) E1 component subunit alpha is translated as MTVENTAARKPRRSSKRVSAAKKPTSSEPQLVQLLTPEGERVANPDYDRHVADLGPEELRGLYRDMVLTRRFDAEATALQRQGELGLWASLLGQEAAQIGSGRALRDDDYVFPTYREHGVAWCRGVDPTNLLGMFRGVNHGGWDPGSNNFHLYTIVIGSQTLHATGYAMGVAKDGADSAVIAYFGDGASSQGDVAESFTFSAVYNAPVVFFCQNNQWAISEPTERQTRVPLYQRAQGYGFPGVRVDGNDVLACLAVTRSALERARRGEGPTLVEAFTYRMGAHTTSDDPTRYRHDDERAAWEAKDPILRLRKYLADQGHADEAFFTGLEAESDTLAKRVREAVRAMPDPDDMAMFEHVYADGHALVDEERAQFAAYQASFSTEPDSGSAAGAEEGK
- a CDS encoding alpha-ketoacid dehydrogenase subunit beta, translating into MAVEKMSLAKALNESLRKALDTDPKVLVMGEDVGKLGGVFRITDGLQKDFGEERVIDTPLAESGIVGTAIGLALRGYRPVVEIQFDGFVFPAYDQIVTQLAKMHARALGKVKLPVVVRIPYGGGIGAVEHHSESPEALFAHVAGLKVVSPSNAADGYWMLQQAIQSDDPVIFFEPKRRYWDKAEVDTESIPDPLHTARVARPGTDITLAAYGPMVKVCLEAAAAAEEEGKSVEVLDLRSMSPIDFDAVQRSVERTGRLVVVHEAPVFYGSGAEIAARITERCFYHLEAPVLRVGGFHAPYPPARLEEEYLPGLDRVLDAVDRSLAY
- a CDS encoding dihydrolipoamide acetyltransferase family protein, coding for MTTMTDASTRFREFRMPDVGEGLTEAEILKWYVRPGDTVTDGQVVCEVETAKAAVELPIPYDGVVHELRFDEGTTVDVGTAIITVDVAPGSGPAERSAPPAATGSAVAAAEPETGAETGVGTGLGTGAEEKPAGRQPVLVGYGVAESSTKRRPRKGTAASGQARSAARTEAAAAVQAELNGHGTAASAASRPLAKPPVRKLARDLGVDLATVVPSGPDGIITRDDVRAAAAPAQAPAPVAAAGQGAAPEQVAAEAAAAPSGPAVAGARETRVPVKGVRKATAQAMVGSAFTAPHVTEFVTVDVTRTMKLVEELKADKDMAGLRVNPLLLVARALLVAIRRNPEVNAAWDEANQEIVLKHYVNLGIAAATPRGLIVPNIKDAHDKTLPQLAEALGELVSTAREGRTTPAAMQGGTVTITNVGVFGVDTGTPILNPGESAILAVGAIKLQPWVHKGKVKPRQVTTLALSFDHRLVDGELGSKVLADVAAVLEQPRRLITWA
- a CDS encoding D-alanyl-D-alanine carboxypeptidase family protein, which produces MRRAATVALAGGVLLTVSPLAAPAQAATPTPSITAKGGFLLDQADGKAVYGKATGTRRQMASTTKLVTAITVLTIKGVDLNKKVTVKAEYRNYVAREGASTADLRTGDKLTVRQLLSGLMLPSGCDAAYALADTYGTGTTTAARTSSFIGKMNAKAKQLGLVNTKFDSFDGISRTGNNYTTPSDLAKLARHAMSSSVFREVVKPTSYKAAATTSTGGTRTYTWYNTNKLLGSYSGAIGVKTGTGTAAGPCLVFAATRNGKTYTGVVLASSTGDNRFKDAAKLLDFGFASSSARTMELRSLPAGTQRD
- a CDS encoding GntR family transcriptional regulator; the encoded protein is MPAAPVRQPPAAERVYAHVKQAVLDRRYEGGTLLTEGELADAVGVSRTPVREALLKLEMEGLLRLYPKKGALVLAVSAQEIADVVETRLLVEEFAVRRAVPAPPRLIRRLAELLDEHRKCAESGDLAEVAATDRRFHAEIVRHAGNEILSRLYDQLRDRQLRMGVAVMHSHPDRVAKNIAEHAELLDAIRAGDAERAAACVRRHLGRVRVLVRGEQG
- a CDS encoding MFS transporter, which gives rise to MSRDCAALPGDPPGGRRAALVWGIGVAVYFVAVIFRTSLGVAGLDAADRFDVNASALSAFSILQLLVYAGMQIPVGLMVDRLGTRKVLTLGVVLFTAGQLAFAFSPSYGTALAARALLGCGDAMTFISVLRLGSRWFPARRGPFVAQVAALFGMAGNLVSTLVVSRMLEGLGWTATFAGSAAAGAIVLVLLVLFLRDHPEGAEPPSAVRTGAAFVRRQLALSWREPGTRLGMWVHFTTQFPAMVFLLLWGLPFLVEAQRLSRETAGWLLTLVVVSNMVVGLVYGQVIARHHAARAPLALGTAAATAAVWAATLAHPGGRAPLWLLITLCAVLGACGPASMIGFDFARPANPPERQGTASGIVNMGGFVASMTTLLAVGVLLDATGDDYGVAFSSVLALQALGVTQILRLRARTVRLERERLVASRVEAVHVPV
- a CDS encoding maleylpyruvate isomerase family mycothiol-dependent enzyme; amino-acid sequence: MTVHPSLQTYADAWTHSIEAIFELVKPLAEGQWNRATPCPAWSVRDIVSHIIGMECEMLGDPRPIHSLPRDLYHVRSEFARYMEMQVDVRRHHTAPEMTSEFEYTIIRRNRQLRNENRSPETMVRAPLGAHQTLEQAYRIRAFDVWVHEQDLRVALNAPGNLDSPGALVARDQFISALPKVVAKGAGAPPHTAVVLDVHGPVEFLRTVRVGADGRGTVDGSPSLGPAVTLALDWETYVRLAAGRVRPAAVADRIKIEGDAGLAAAILESFAVTP